One window from the genome of Palaemon carinicauda isolate YSFRI2023 chromosome 24, ASM3689809v2, whole genome shotgun sequence encodes:
- the LOC137618300 gene encoding uncharacterized protein → MSDLSDDSVKQPPCFSFCACEFFGPFIEKNGRKTLKRYRVLFVCMYSRAVYLEIANSLSTDSFFNALRRFISIRCPIRMLRCDNATNFVGAKNEFGAGKDHEFLLGRDSNFEFNFNVPKASHMPGSWERMIRTIRSILFGILSNHGSQLDEEGLRTFLCEVPAIANNPPLSVENLNDPTLSPLTPNRLLMMNTKVFVLLNIEFCDSSIDIRDIVIIKEDNSPRDSWPLARVVELFPFTDDLVRKVKLQVVTILLVLRPDLWIRIINSVEENA, encoded by the exons ATGAGTGATCTTTCAGATGATAGTGTAAAGCAACCTCCATGCTTCTCCTTTTGTGCCTGTGAATTCTTTGgaccatttattgaaaaaaatggcAGGAAAACACTCAAGAGATATAGAgtattgtttgtgtgtatgtattcccGCGCTGTTTACCTGGAAATTGCCAATTCTCTATCCACAGATTCTTTCTTCAATGCTCTAAGACGGTTTATATCTATTCGTTGCCCAATCAGGATGCTTAGGTGTGATAATGCTACGAATTTTGTTGGTGCAAAGAATGAGTTTGGAGCTGGTAAAGACCACGAATTTCTACTCGGTCGAGATAGCAATTTTGAATTCAATTTCAACGTGCCTAAAGCAAGTCATATGCCAGGCTCTTGGGAGCGTATGATCAGGACTATAAGGAGTATTTTGTTTGGAATTCTGTCTAATCATGGTTCCCAGCTTGATGAAGAGGGTTTGAGGACTTTCTTGTGTGAGGTGCCTGCTATTGCTAATAATCCTCCTTTGTCTGTAGAGAACTTGAATGATCCAACTTTGAGTCCTTTAACTCCAAATAGGCTTCTCATGATGAATACTAAAGTTTTTGTTTTGCTTAACATAGAATTTTGTGATAGTTCCATAGACATAC GTGATATTGTCATTATTAAGGAAGATAATTCCCCTAGAGATTCTTGGCCATTAGCTCGTGTTGTAGAGTTGTTTCCATTCACTGATGATTTAGTGCGTAAAGTAAAGTTACAAGTGGTTACTA TTTTACTGGTTTTACGACCAGATTTATGGATTAGAATAATAAACAGTGTTGAAGAAAACGCCTAA